DNA from Polyodon spathula isolate WHYD16114869_AA chromosome 46, ASM1765450v1, whole genome shotgun sequence:
GCAAACACACGGCGCACAGATTCCAGCGCTATCATTACACTGGAGTCTGTCGCTGGCTCTGAGCGACGggactgggggaggggggtgcacaTTAATTGAGGGGGTCCTCGTTGGTGGACGGGGGAGGGGCGCCCCTCAGCAGGGTGTTCAGGAACAGCGCAGAGGCCCCGGGTTCAAGCCCCGCTGCTATCTTGAGCAGAGTGAGGAAGCGATGAGCCACAGTGAGCCTGCCTGAATcactctgagagagagagaggagagcgagagagagagaggagagagagggagagagagggggagagaggagagagagagagagaggaggagagagagagagagagagagagagagagagagagagagagggagaggagagaggagagagagagagagagagggagagagagagagagagagagagagagaggagagagagagaggagagagagagagagagagggagagagagagagagagagagagagagagagagggagaggagagagagggagagagagagagggagaggagaggggagagagagggggagagacagagaggggagacagggagaggagagagagattgtATTATAGTATTGTATTATAGTATATAGTATTGTATTACATACTGCACTGTGAGCCACAGAGAGATTGGTTTTCACACTGAAGAGCACAGTTACCTCTAGATCTGCAAACAGGACTGGACTGCGAGTGGAAGCAGAGAGCAACCTGAGAGAGGGGAGCAGATcagaggagagatgagaggagcgagctgagagagagagggggagaggaggagagaggagagagagagagagagaccaaatCCTCCCGGACAATATCTAACAAACAAGGTGGGTGTCAGACAGGTATCAGTAAAGAACGCCGGACGGACAGGACTGTATGCACGTCTGCACCCACCTTCCACTCCCCCCCCCCTGAACCCTTCCTCTAGAAGGCGACAGGCCAGTCTAGCGCATTAGGGTACATCAACCCACTAGCGCCCCCTAGatttgtatataattaatatattatataaattatatattatataatatattattacagttttaaaagtagttttttaaTAATAGTAGGTTGAATGcaaaactcatttttttttatttaaaaaagctaGAATGCAAAAACTCACCACCTGTCGCTAAAAAGTAGACCTTTCCCAGGAAATAGTGAGGATCGATATACTGCAAGGAAGACTCGGCCAAACTGAGGCTGAAAGAGAGAGATGGCAGcgcagttaaagaactacagctcccagcatgcctcaccagtgccgcgggtgcagaggca
Protein-coding regions in this window:
- the pane1 gene encoding centromere protein M, encoding MSVLKTFNKLPELNTANIMLVGSDVSDLEKLARSIMEENKSFNVNVRLAQSLPLPVENEDSRPRIDLLVLMVNLRSSYSLSLAESSLQYIDPHYFLGKVYFLATGARSSHLSSDLLPSLRLLSASTRSPVLFADLESDSGRLTVAHRFLTLLKIAAGLEPGASALFLNTLLRGAPPPSTNEDPLN